From one Triticum urartu cultivar G1812 chromosome 3, Tu2.1, whole genome shotgun sequence genomic stretch:
- the LOC125549373 gene encoding protein RGF1 INDUCIBLE TRANSCRIPTION FACTOR 1-like encodes MKGGMVPTWLELLLATQFFTICTNHLSSTRNECNLFCIDCKESKGGFCYYCRSRHHSTHRVIQIRRSSYHDVVRVAELKDILDISDVQTYVINSATVVFLNERPQHRGCGVSAIKASSSSYNCEICNRALLDPFRFCSLGCNLKGIKEDMRTSVPIGDIIDYTRKDDDTDSSNTSGNSGNNEGSCSDADYCKDNPSPARVIRHRRKGIPQRAPFF; translated from the exons ATGAAGGGGGGGATGGTGCCTACATGGCTAGAGCTATTGCTTGCAACACAGTTCTTCACAATTTGCACCAACCATCTCTCCTCTACACGTAATGAGTGTAACCTATTCTGCATAGACTGCAAGGAATCGAAGGGCGGCTTCTGCTATTATTGTCGTTCGCGCCATCATTCCACCCATCGAGTAATCCAG ATAAGGCGGTCATCATACCATGATGTGGTCAGGGTTGCCGAGTTAAAAGATATACTTGATATTAGTGATGTACAAACGTATGTCATCAATAGTGCAACAGTTGTATTTCTTAATGAGCGCCCACAACATCGTGGTTGTGGTGTTTCTGCGATCAaggcatcatcatcatcatacaaTTGTGAGATTTGCAATCGTGCTCTTCTCGACCCATTCCGCTTCTGCTCTCTGGGTTGCAAC CTTAAAGGAATCAAAGAGGATATGAGGACAAGTGTTCCGATTGGAGATATTATTGACTATACAAGGAAGGATGATGATACAGATTCCAGTAACACAAGTGGAAATTCTGGTAACAATGAAGGGAGTTGCAGCGATGCAGATTATTGCAAGGATAATCCATCTCCAGCAAGGGTTATTCGTCACCGCCGAAAGGGGATCCCTCAGCGGGCACCTTTTTTTTGA